The following coding sequences are from one Zalophus californianus isolate mZalCal1 chromosome 15, mZalCal1.pri.v2, whole genome shotgun sequence window:
- the LOC113918682 gene encoding mitochondrial import inner membrane translocase subunit Tim23 isoform X2, translating into MESGGGSGNKTTGGLAGFFGAGGAGYSHADLAGVPLTGMNPLSPYLNVDPRYLVQDTDEFILPTGANKTRGRFELAFFTIGGCCMTGAAFGAMNGLRLGLKETQNMSWSKPRNVQILNMVTRQGALWANTLGSLALLYSAFGVVIEKTRGAEDDLNTIAAGTMTGMLYKCTEKFAGPSSKVIVSSVC; encoded by the exons ATGGAGAGCGGCGGGGGAAGCGGGAACAAAACCACAGGGGGGTTGGCCGGCTTTTTCGGAGCCGGCGGGGCAGGTTACTCGCACGCGGATTTGGCCGGCGTCCCGC TGACTGGTATGAACCCTCTGTCTCCGTATTTAAATGTGGATCCACGATATCTTGTTCAG GATACAGATGAGTTTATTTTACCGACTGGAGCTAATAAAACCCGGGGCCGATTTGAACTGGCCTTCTTTACCATTGGAGGATGTTGTATGACAG GGGCTGCATTTGGAGCAATGAACGGTCTACGGCTAGGATTGAAGGAAACCCAGAACATGTCCTGGTCCAAACCAAGAAATGTACA GATTTTGAACATGGTGACTAGGCAAGGGGCACTTTGGGCTAATACTCTAGGTTCTCTGG CTTTGCTCTATAGTGCATTTGGTGTCGTCATTGAGAAAACACGAGGTGCAGAAGATGACCTTAACACAATAGCAGCTGGAACCATGACAGGCATGTTGTATAAATGTACAG AAAAATTTGCTGGTCCCAGCTCTAAAGTAATTGTCAGTTCAGTGTGTTAG
- the LOC113918682 gene encoding mitochondrial import inner membrane translocase subunit Tim23 isoform X1, translating to MESGGGSGNKTTGGLAGFFGAGGAGYSHADLAGVPLTGMNPLSPYLNVDPRYLVQDTDEFILPTGANKTRGRFELAFFTIGGCCMTGAAFGAMNGLRLGLKETQNMSWSKPRNVQILNMVTRQGALWANTLGSLALLYSAFGVVIEKTRGAEDDLNTIAAGTMTGMLYKCTGGLRGVARGGLAGLTLTSLYALYNNWEHMKGSLLQQSL from the exons ATGGAGAGCGGCGGGGGAAGCGGGAACAAAACCACAGGGGGGTTGGCCGGCTTTTTCGGAGCCGGCGGGGCAGGTTACTCGCACGCGGATTTGGCCGGCGTCCCGC TGACTGGTATGAACCCTCTGTCTCCGTATTTAAATGTGGATCCACGATATCTTGTTCAG GATACAGATGAGTTTATTTTACCGACTGGAGCTAATAAAACCCGGGGCCGATTTGAACTGGCCTTCTTTACCATTGGAGGATGTTGTATGACAG GGGCTGCATTTGGAGCAATGAACGGTCTACGGCTAGGATTGAAGGAAACCCAGAACATGTCCTGGTCCAAACCAAGAAATGTACA GATTTTGAACATGGTGACTAGGCAAGGGGCACTTTGGGCTAATACTCTAGGTTCTCTGG CTTTGCTCTATAGTGCATTTGGTGTCGTCATTGAGAAAACACGAGGTGCAGAAGATGACCTTAACACAATAGCAGCTGGAACCATGACAGGCATGTTGTATAAATGTACAG GTGGTCTCCGAGGGGTAGCACGAGGTGGTCTAGCAGGACTAACGCTTACCAGCCTCTATGCACTATATAATAACTGGGAGCACATGAAAGGCTCCTTACTCCAACAGTCACTCTGA